A single window of Desulfonatronum thioautotrophicum DNA harbors:
- the queD gene encoding 6-carboxytetrahydropterin synthase QueD, producing the protein MPTRIWRLTINDHFSSAHQLRHYQGKCETLHGHNFTVQVQVQGRSLDPRLGIVMDFKELKALVKQVLAELDHRNLNEMPEFSKINPSSEHLARHIYHRLAVLLPAPGVTMHSVSVAEGPNTIATYLEE; encoded by the coding sequence ATGCCTACCAGAATCTGGCGGTTGACCATCAACGACCATTTCAGTTCGGCGCACCAATTGCGCCACTACCAGGGAAAGTGCGAAACCCTGCACGGCCATAACTTCACGGTTCAGGTTCAGGTCCAGGGCCGGTCTCTCGATCCACGGCTGGGGATTGTCATGGACTTCAAGGAACTAAAGGCCCTGGTAAAGCAGGTCCTGGCCGAACTGGACCACCGCAACCTGAACGAAATGCCGGAGTTCAGTAAAATCAACCCTTCCTCGGAACATCTGGCCCGCCATATATATCACCGTCTGGCTGTGTTGCTGCCTGCTCCGGGGGTGACCATGCACAGCGTCTCCGTTGCCGAAGGCCCGAACACCATCGCCACGTACCTGGAGGAATGA
- the dtd gene encoding D-aminoacyl-tRNA deacylase: MRLVIQRVTSASVTVAGEPVAAIDLGLLVLVGFGREDEVEPTPSSMLSRMARKLAQVRIFPNETGRLDRDVADVDGRILAVSQFTLHADCRKGRRPSFHPAADPTRAEALFTAFIAELESLLPNRVATGRFGREMDVALRNWGPVTLIWDSLDA, from the coding sequence GTGCGCCTGGTCATTCAGCGCGTCACGTCCGCTTCGGTGACGGTGGCGGGCGAGCCGGTGGCGGCCATTGACTTGGGGCTGCTGGTCCTGGTCGGATTCGGTCGTGAAGACGAGGTCGAACCAACCCCCTCGTCCATGCTGTCCCGGATGGCCCGCAAGCTGGCCCAGGTCCGGATCTTTCCCAATGAAACCGGGAGACTTGATCGGGACGTAGCTGATGTGGATGGCCGCATCCTGGCCGTATCCCAGTTCACCCTGCACGCCGACTGCCGCAAGGGCCGCCGCCCCTCCTTCCACCCGGCCGCGGACCCCACCCGGGCCGAGGCCCTGTTCACGGCCTTCATTGCCGAGTTGGAGTCCCTGCTGCCCAATCGGGTGGCCACCGGCCGTTTTGGCCGGGAGATGGACGTGGCCCTGCGCAACTGGGGGCCGGTGACCCTAATCTGGGACTCCCTGGACGCCTAG